Proteins encoded by one window of Flavobacterium sp. N502540:
- a CDS encoding DUF6939 family protein, with amino-acid sequence MNSQIIIESKRKKTETLMLKYPNFEIIDITSKAQDPWVKFSPFYPLENIPIPFTDNKFSKSVEGIWQGLKVFENSDIDPAKFDIENMKNIKRTVRKYGKVKGHRKGINGEDILSYSDSKKLIYLPTYKWILDNKLKNEITELKKILDQKSIILLDYETSEDIFSFKPISHAFLVKLFLENNYPI; translated from the coding sequence ATGAATAGTCAGATTATTATAGAAAGTAAAAGAAAAAAGACAGAAACATTAATGCTAAAGTATCCAAATTTTGAGATTATTGATATCACTTCAAAAGCTCAAGATCCATGGGTAAAATTCAGCCCGTTTTATCCATTAGAAAATATACCAATTCCTTTCACTGATAATAAATTTTCGAAAAGTGTGGAGGGGATTTGGCAAGGATTAAAGGTATTTGAAAATTCCGACATTGACCCTGCTAAATTTGATATAGAAAACATGAAAAATATCAAACGAACAGTCAGAAAGTATGGGAAGGTAAAAGGACATAGAAAAGGGATTAATGGAGAAGATATTTTAAGTTATTCTGATTCAAAAAAACTTATTTATTTACCAACTTATAAATGGATATTAGACAATAAGTTAAAGAATGAAATAACTGAACTAAAGAAAATTTTGGATCAGAAATCCATAATTTTATTAGACTATGAAACAAGTGAAGACATTTTTTCGTTCAAACCAATTTCACATGCTTTTTTAGTTAAATTATTTTTAGAGAATAACTATCCTATTTAA
- a CDS encoding immunity 51 family protein, translating to MNLDDFRESIDPFFWVEHENSVSVCLNVGEYKTEIFETREEEGFEGNGYDWASLALVFLQEQKSEFVDVVKFDPEGSMFCAYSSDSEALKSFIISFKEACENKALILDLFSRAELD from the coding sequence ATGAATCTGGATGATTTTAGGGAGTCAATAGATCCTTTTTTTTGGGTTGAACATGAAAATAGTGTTTCGGTATGCCTTAATGTTGGGGAGTATAAAACCGAAATTTTTGAAACCAGAGAAGAAGAAGGTTTTGAAGGGAATGGATATGATTGGGCTTCTTTAGCGCTGGTGTTTTTGCAAGAACAAAAATCTGAGTTTGTTGATGTCGTAAAGTTTGATCCCGAAGGAAGCATGTTTTGTGCCTATTCTTCAGATTCCGAAGCCTTAAAATCTTTTATTATTTCATTTAAAGAAGCTTGTGAAAACAAAGCGTTAATTCTTGATCTATTTTCAAGAGCAGAATTAGATTAG
- a CDS encoding imm11 family protein, with product MDIYRISQNYVEFKFFVYNENNNSSQQAIDFRGELLSSNYEKLDFKIFIDPQKKQDNRRLDFDASCYYTGILLINEKNRSLLANKLSSKIEILDVETDLSEKFYFVNLLTKIDCINKDNKSNSDIMLMVRENNISLKKSNISDNIIFRDDKLSSSYFCTNEFVNFISENDIKGLRFEKVGIAE from the coding sequence ATGGATATATATAGAATTTCGCAGAACTATGTTGAGTTTAAATTTTTTGTTTACAACGAAAACAATAATAGTTCACAACAAGCAATAGATTTTAGAGGAGAGTTATTAAGTAGTAATTATGAGAAGTTAGATTTTAAAATATTTATCGACCCCCAAAAAAAACAAGATAACAGAAGGTTAGATTTTGATGCGAGTTGTTATTATACTGGGATATTATTAATAAATGAAAAAAACAGAAGTTTATTAGCAAATAAATTATCCTCAAAAATAGAAATTCTTGACGTAGAGACCGACTTGTCTGAAAAGTTCTATTTTGTTAATTTATTAACAAAGATTGATTGTATAAATAAGGATAATAAATCTAATAGTGATATTATGTTAATGGTTAGAGAAAATAATATATCGTTAAAAAAAAGCAATATTTCAGATAATATTATTTTTAGGGATGATAAGCTAAGTTCTTCTTATTTCTGTACAAATGAGTTTGTTAATTTTATTTCGGAGAATGATATTAAAGGACTTAGATTTGAAAAAGTAGGAATAGCTGAGTAA
- a CDS encoding DUF6531 domain-containing protein, translating into MLLTDNHLTIVVGIDIHFTTLPPFNPFHPYIGIVMDPFDYVPFLGATVHVNGFKRGNSDTSGIIIPLMHIPLFTPPWLMTPIIGHESMNFFASQTVFSDGTRMSPKGHMLMTCNDIGIPLSMSLGKTKIGKKMLPFAPTLFAPTSFSLPIPTGKPVMVGGPYPPDWGGVLTGLLASIGFSTLMKKVRGLVKKIKLKGSKTPEGLKDGLRKCVNDPVNVVNGAVIYDGSDFDLASPIPLNWKRSWYSDSPYVGWLGYGTHSVYDRAVELYSEDDALGLRMDDGRLVAFPILMPEEEFYLREEKTTLKRTPDGYQAYDHQSKLFYDFTLFDGKKYQLTQISDANGLNIVFEFTANRLKKIIDAAGREIKVSTKDGFIQKLELVGPEQDELLVAYEYDKQGNISAIIDALQKPTAIEYENHLMVKKTDRNGQAFYWEYDTQNRCIHTWGDGGWQEGWMEYHPEEGYNLITDSNLAVTTYYYEPSQLITQVKDPIGNSTFYDYTEFMELYREIDPEGRILGFNYDDRGNKTGTVYPDGTEEIMIYDEENRLSIAIDPEGNKTVYLYKEDREDQLKTIIAPDKTTTHFSYHDNGLLATVAKNNNNLELIYDDQFNLIEWRENNQKLKSWEYDHRGRVQAIYTPMQMADYFSYDALDRVRQIVEKDSNVIQFTYNNYDEVIALKDNKNSVKFSYTPLGSLATREQNGVKVRFDYDKMEQLQAIKNEDNEVYYFSRNKAGQIIKETAFDGMVKKYQRNLAGEVTRIDHGNGKFTEYEQDALGRITRADYHDGTWETYTYNKNGLLTEAVNQNVSILLERDEMGRIVKETQKQQLDKDDNAITITSTYNKLGQRTHINTSLGAEISTHYDSKGQLERIEAQSNELKEQHQKWETTLKRDELGREIERFTTGGLHIKTSYNNNGKQKEQEVFANGKRTGSRYYNWDTNQQLRSAVNQMTSNITYFDYDDFGNLAKADYNGKGQLYKTPDAVGNLYKTPDRSDRKYGKGGKLLQDEKYYYKYDELGNLIHKSSRNINEELKFEEATNWIDKLAGNKTEETRLQQEHEQWQDGDTTYSWLANGMLESITNPDGKKVHFEYDALGRRTAKIANQKINRYVWDVNVLIHEWKYDLNERPKLIIEDDDLIYDKHEPVENVITWIYEGGSLVPSAKIVENEKFSIISDYIGRPIQAYSEEGHIVWETDYDIYGDLYNLIGDRSFIPFRQLGQYEDIETGLYYNRFRYYSSETGLYVSQDPIGLEGGSAFYAYVKDSNFWIDIFGLSTVYLRNKEVYVGKAKQNAATRYGNKSTATDIFKDIPNTDTAQGVEQITYERMNKMVERGELDPLTNAQRPVDMGNKKKTFRRDLGEKWLKDTFGDNYEDVIDKRVKDHYQPLKKCK; encoded by the coding sequence ATGTTATTAACCGATAATCATTTGACCATTGTAGTGGGGATAGACATTCATTTTACTACCCTACCCCCTTTTAATCCTTTTCATCCTTATATAGGTATTGTGATGGATCCTTTTGATTATGTTCCGTTTTTAGGTGCCACTGTGCATGTAAATGGTTTTAAACGTGGAAACTCAGACACCAGCGGTATCATAATACCTCTGATGCACATTCCTCTTTTTACGCCACCCTGGCTTATGACACCTATCATAGGCCATGAAAGTATGAATTTTTTCGCCTCACAAACCGTTTTTTCAGACGGTACGAGGATGAGTCCCAAAGGACATATGCTAATGACCTGTAATGATATCGGCATCCCCCTATCGATGTCTTTAGGGAAAACCAAAATAGGCAAGAAGATGCTACCGTTTGCCCCAACCCTTTTTGCCCCAACCTCGTTTTCATTGCCTATCCCAACGGGGAAACCCGTAATGGTTGGTGGACCCTATCCTCCCGATTGGGGAGGAGTCCTTACAGGCTTATTAGCTAGTATTGGTTTTAGTACCTTAATGAAAAAAGTTAGGGGACTTGTTAAAAAGATTAAACTTAAAGGATCGAAAACTCCCGAAGGGCTTAAAGATGGACTCCGAAAATGTGTTAATGACCCGGTAAATGTGGTCAATGGTGCGGTGATTTATGACGGTAGTGATTTTGATCTGGCAAGTCCAATTCCCTTAAATTGGAAACGCAGCTGGTATTCTGATTCTCCTTATGTGGGATGGCTCGGTTATGGAACACATAGTGTATACGACAGAGCGGTAGAATTATACTCCGAGGACGATGCCTTAGGACTTCGCATGGACGACGGACGGCTTGTTGCTTTTCCTATCCTGATGCCCGAGGAAGAATTTTACCTCCGTGAAGAAAAAACAACTCTGAAAAGAACTCCCGACGGCTATCAGGCTTACGATCATCAAAGCAAGCTTTTTTACGATTTTACCTTGTTTGACGGTAAAAAATACCAACTTACCCAAATTAGTGATGCTAACGGACTTAACATCGTTTTCGAATTTACAGCCAATCGCCTGAAAAAAATCATCGATGCTGCAGGCAGGGAGATCAAAGTAAGCACTAAGGACGGATTCATTCAAAAGCTGGAACTTGTTGGACCGGAACAGGACGAACTTTTAGTAGCCTACGAGTACGATAAGCAAGGTAACATAAGTGCTATTATTGATGCATTGCAAAAACCGACAGCCATTGAATATGAAAATCATTTAATGGTCAAAAAAACTGACCGTAACGGACAAGCTTTTTACTGGGAATATGACACCCAAAACCGCTGTATCCACACCTGGGGTGATGGTGGCTGGCAGGAAGGCTGGATGGAATACCACCCCGAGGAAGGTTATAATCTGATAACAGACTCCAACCTGGCCGTAACCACTTATTATTACGAACCAAGCCAGCTGATTACACAAGTAAAAGACCCAATAGGCAACAGTACCTTTTACGATTATACCGAATTTATGGAACTCTATCGCGAGATTGATCCCGAAGGACGCATTCTGGGTTTTAATTACGATGACAGAGGAAACAAAACCGGCACCGTTTACCCGGATGGTACCGAAGAAATCATGATTTACGATGAGGAGAACCGCCTGTCGATAGCCATAGATCCCGAAGGTAATAAAACTGTTTATTTGTACAAAGAAGATAGAGAAGATCAGCTCAAAACGATTATTGCTCCCGATAAAACTACTACCCATTTTAGTTATCACGATAATGGACTATTGGCGACAGTGGCCAAAAACAACAACAATCTCGAACTGATTTATGACGATCAATTCAACCTGATAGAATGGCGTGAGAACAACCAAAAACTAAAATCATGGGAGTACGACCATCGCGGACGCGTACAGGCGATCTACACCCCAATGCAAATGGCCGATTATTTTAGCTACGATGCACTGGACCGCGTAAGACAAATTGTAGAGAAAGACAGCAATGTCATACAGTTTACCTACAACAATTACGATGAAGTCATAGCTTTAAAAGACAATAAAAATAGCGTTAAATTCAGTTATACCCCACTGGGAAGCCTTGCCACACGCGAGCAAAATGGCGTAAAAGTTCGTTTTGATTACGACAAGATGGAACAGTTGCAAGCCATCAAAAACGAAGACAACGAAGTCTACTATTTTAGCCGCAACAAAGCCGGGCAAATAATCAAAGAAACCGCTTTTGATGGTATGGTTAAAAAATACCAGCGCAATCTCGCAGGGGAAGTCACCAGAATAGACCATGGCAACGGAAAATTTACCGAATACGAGCAGGATGCATTGGGACGAATCACCAGAGCCGACTATCATGACGGTACCTGGGAAACCTACACTTACAACAAAAACGGACTTTTAACAGAAGCCGTAAATCAAAATGTAAGTATCCTTCTGGAACGTGATGAAATGGGCCGCATCGTAAAAGAAACCCAAAAACAACAGCTCGACAAAGATGATAATGCCATTACTATTACCTCTACTTACAACAAACTGGGACAACGCACCCATATAAACACTAGTTTAGGAGCAGAGATCAGCACACACTACGACTCAAAAGGACAGTTGGAACGCATCGAGGCACAAAGCAACGAGCTCAAAGAACAGCACCAGAAGTGGGAAACTACCCTAAAACGTGACGAACTGGGAAGAGAGATAGAACGCTTTACCACAGGTGGACTCCACATTAAAACCAGTTACAATAACAACGGAAAACAAAAAGAACAGGAAGTATTTGCCAATGGCAAACGCACCGGTTCCCGTTATTACAACTGGGATACCAACCAGCAATTGCGTAGTGCAGTCAACCAAATGACCTCTAATATCACCTACTTTGATTATGATGATTTTGGTAATCTTGCCAAGGCTGATTATAATGGTAAAGGACAGCTTTATAAAACCCCGGATGCAGTAGGAAATCTTTATAAAACTCCGGATCGCAGCGATCGTAAGTATGGTAAAGGTGGTAAACTGTTACAGGACGAAAAGTATTATTATAAATACGACGAACTGGGTAACCTGATACATAAAAGTTCCAGAAACATTAACGAAGAACTAAAATTTGAAGAAGCCACCAACTGGATCGATAAACTGGCAGGCAACAAAACCGAAGAAACCAGACTACAGCAAGAACATGAACAGTGGCAGGACGGAGATACCACCTACAGCTGGCTGGCGAATGGTATGCTCGAGAGCATTACCAACCCGGATGGAAAGAAAGTACATTTTGAGTACGATGCCCTGGGCCGACGCACTGCAAAAATTGCAAACCAAAAAATAAATCGCTATGTTTGGGATGTAAATGTTCTTATTCATGAATGGAAGTACGACCTGAACGAAAGACCTAAATTAATTATTGAAGATGATGATCTAATATACGACAAACATGAGCCCGTCGAGAATGTAATAACTTGGATTTATGAGGGAGGTTCTCTTGTACCAAGTGCTAAGATTGTTGAAAATGAAAAGTTCTCCATTATTAGTGATTATATTGGAAGGCCTATTCAAGCTTATAGTGAGGAAGGTCATATAGTCTGGGAAACGGATTATGATATCTATGGTGATTTATACAATCTAATTGGAGATAGAAGTTTTATTCCTTTTAGACAGTTAGGGCAGTACGAGGATATAGAGACTGGGTTATACTATAATAGGTTTAGGTATTACTCTTCTGAGACAGGACTTTATGTGAGTCAGGATCCAATAGGGCTTGAAGGGGGAAGTGCATTTTATGCTTATGTAAAAGATTCAAATTTTTGGATTGATATCTTTGGTCTTTCAACAGTATATTTAAGAAATAAAGAAGTATATGTTGGAAAAGCAAAACAAAATGCCGCTACTAGGTATGGAAATAAATCGACTGCAACAGATATTTTTAAAGATATACCAAATACAGATACAGCTCAAGGAGTTGAACAAATTACATATGAGAGAATGAACAAGATGGTAGAAAGAGGTGAATTAGATCCTTTGACAAATGCTCAACGACCTGTTGATATGGGAAATAAAAAGAAAACGTTTCGTAGAGATTTAGGAGAAAAATGGTTAAAGGATACCTTTGGAGATAATTATGAAGATGTGATTGATAAGAGAGTTAAAGATCATTATCAACCTTTGAAAAAATGTAAATAA
- a CDS encoding type VI secretion system Vgr family protein, which translates to MIPQTIIFGIDSKRISHFTSIELVQVINDHHRFEIRVPHAVVESPLAYTLENAQAWLGKVVHIILEDKNNFLGVVTNIDFDQEMGHSGNHIVVSGYSKTILLESGEKLHSWEEMNLKDIVKEAIKNGAAEQLQNEVNPEYSSKMDYQNQYLETDFQFIQRLAKQYNEWLYYDGEKLIFGKPKSFDKPISLTYNSDISKLKISVQAVPNKFSAFTYNESADKRYTAKSKDTVGGLPKLGNEAFASSKEVFATPAFTHGIVSTGDDLVLESFLKKKQESAAADANYVSATTKNTKLKIGSIVNIKSSVLENESMITQEVGSYIITEISHYATHLGEYENNFRAIPSKVLSLPEPDVAYPIAQTQQALVESNTDPKNKGRIRVQMLWQQGTSMKTAWLRVLTPDAGSSGKVASNRGMVFIPDVGDHVMVHFRYGDPNRPFILGSVFHGKSGGGGGQDNNKRSFATRGGTSLVLDEGDNSFTATDPSGNMVKLNGDGTMTIYAPNKIDVLSKEINILADEKVNINGINEVNVDSKKIVAVGTDEVSVKSDTQIGNEAPSINIKGKNTILAEGKVVDIDGKTMTNVKGGVVNLN; encoded by the coding sequence ATGATACCACAAACCATAATTTTTGGAATAGATTCCAAGAGAATAAGTCATTTTACCAGTATAGAATTGGTACAAGTGATAAACGATCATCATCGATTCGAAATTCGTGTTCCTCATGCTGTTGTCGAAAGTCCTTTGGCCTATACGCTTGAAAATGCTCAGGCCTGGCTGGGTAAAGTGGTACACATCATCCTTGAAGACAAAAATAACTTTTTAGGAGTAGTGACCAATATCGATTTTGATCAGGAAATGGGGCATTCAGGCAACCATATTGTAGTATCAGGTTATTCAAAGACCATCTTGTTGGAGTCCGGTGAAAAGCTGCATTCCTGGGAAGAAATGAATTTAAAAGATATCGTTAAAGAAGCTATAAAGAATGGAGCAGCGGAGCAGTTACAAAACGAGGTAAACCCTGAATATTCCAGCAAAATGGACTATCAGAATCAATACCTTGAAACCGATTTTCAGTTCATTCAGCGATTGGCAAAACAATACAACGAATGGCTGTATTATGATGGGGAGAAGTTAATCTTCGGGAAACCTAAAAGTTTCGACAAGCCGATCTCTTTGACCTACAATAGTGATATCTCAAAACTAAAAATATCCGTACAGGCAGTACCGAATAAATTCAGTGCTTTTACTTATAACGAAAGCGCTGACAAACGCTATACCGCAAAATCGAAAGACACGGTAGGCGGTTTGCCAAAATTAGGTAATGAAGCTTTTGCCAGTTCTAAAGAGGTATTTGCAACGCCAGCATTTACACACGGAATAGTAAGTACAGGTGACGATTTGGTTTTAGAATCTTTCTTAAAAAAGAAACAGGAAAGCGCCGCTGCCGATGCCAATTATGTTTCGGCAACGACTAAAAATACAAAATTAAAAATAGGAAGCATAGTCAACATAAAATCTAGTGTTTTAGAAAACGAAAGTATGATAACACAAGAAGTAGGCTCCTATATTATTACCGAAATTAGCCACTATGCGACCCATTTAGGAGAGTACGAAAATAACTTCAGAGCGATACCTTCAAAAGTATTGAGTCTTCCGGAACCTGATGTAGCTTATCCAATAGCACAAACACAGCAAGCTCTGGTAGAAAGCAATACAGATCCTAAAAACAAAGGAAGAATTAGAGTGCAAATGCTTTGGCAGCAAGGTACTTCTATGAAAACAGCCTGGCTTCGTGTTCTAACTCCTGATGCGGGAAGCAGCGGAAAAGTAGCAAGTAACCGAGGAATGGTATTTATTCCAGATGTAGGGGATCATGTTATGGTTCATTTCCGTTATGGAGATCCCAACAGACCTTTCATTCTGGGAAGTGTATTTCATGGAAAAAGTGGCGGAGGCGGTGGCCAGGATAACAACAAAAGGAGCTTTGCGACCAGAGGAGGTACTTCTTTAGTTTTAGATGAAGGAGATAATAGTTTTACCGCAACAGACCCAAGTGGTAATATGGTAAAACTTAACGGTGACGGGACCATGACCATTTATGCTCCAAACAAAATAGACGTTTTGTCTAAAGAAATTAACATTCTTGCTGATGAAAAGGTAAACATAAATGGTATAAATGAGGTCAATGTCGACAGTAAAAAAATAGTAGCTGTTGGTACGGATGAGGTGAGTGTGAAAAGTGACACCCAAATCGGTAATGAAGCGCCAAGTATCAATATAAAAGGTAAAAATACCATTTTGGCAGAAGGAAAGGTTGTTGATATAGACGGTAAAACAATGACCAATGTTAAAGGTGGAGTGGTGAACTTAAATTAG
- a CDS encoding glucosaminidase domain-containing protein, whose protein sequence is MAKTSSSGKHKNASSLGVKGPQYNRQTGQWENTDKVGAMMQRRSPQGNRVAEDVKAKAISAPPKKEKPVHHQFLTTIAVEIYDFAKAKGASSQGALLVLAQASLESGYGASAIKHGDYNLFGVMGKPFKRSTSHGTVKDYSNLGGYQAALTDYFNKIDKNWSHFSSIIKNDTITADDIDKAFNTGTYYPTAKERHGGKYAYNADMDSSGANHYGEHLLKQIGGVKKRFKNSLDFQIEANKERLKEINTILTGNSLLFTDPVKSTLEGEKRQLVIQNEKFNTVSNEIN, encoded by the coding sequence ATGGCTAAAACTTCATCTTCAGGAAAACATAAGAACGCCAGTTCATTAGGTGTCAAAGGACCTCAGTATAATAGACAAACAGGTCAGTGGGAAAACACAGATAAAGTGGGCGCAATGATGCAAAGAAGAAGCCCGCAAGGTAATCGTGTAGCCGAAGATGTTAAAGCTAAAGCTATAAGTGCACCACCTAAAAAAGAAAAACCGGTTCACCATCAGTTTTTGACCACAATTGCAGTCGAAATATATGATTTCGCAAAAGCAAAAGGAGCATCCTCCCAAGGCGCATTATTAGTATTGGCACAGGCAAGTTTAGAAAGTGGATATGGAGCATCCGCAATAAAACATGGGGACTATAACTTATTTGGAGTTATGGGAAAACCCTTCAAAAGAAGTACCAGCCACGGTACCGTTAAAGATTACTCCAATTTGGGAGGTTATCAGGCCGCTTTGACGGATTATTTTAACAAAATAGACAAAAACTGGAGTCATTTTTCCAGTATAATAAAAAATGACACCATAACAGCAGATGATATTGACAAGGCTTTTAATACAGGAACATATTATCCTACAGCTAAAGAAAGGCATGGAGGGAAGTACGCCTATAATGCTGATATGGACAGCAGTGGTGCCAATCATTATGGAGAGCATCTGCTCAAACAAATCGGCGGAGTAAAGAAGCGTTTCAAAAATAGCTTAGACTTCCAGATAGAGGCTAATAAAGAAAGGTTAAAGGAAATAAATACAATCCTGACAGGCAATTCACTTTTGTTTACTGATCCCGTAAAAAGTACACTGGAAGGAGAAAAAAGACAGTTGGTGATTCAGAACGAAAAATTTAACACCGTTTCAAATGAAATTAACTAG
- the tssD gene encoding type VI secretion system tube protein TssD — MAFKAVLEFEGNEYQVLFSKVDMLRHTDGKGAVSSEIKGGRLNLRVKSTDNTTVIEQAVNSQHKPVSGKVKFFKADSEQVMKELSFENAFIVFFSEQLDALAETPMTTEITFSAEKITLGNATLDNNWAKI; from the coding sequence ATGGCATTTAAAGCAGTTTTAGAATTCGAAGGAAACGAGTACCAAGTATTATTTTCAAAAGTTGATATGTTAAGACATACTGACGGTAAAGGAGCTGTTTCTTCTGAAATTAAAGGAGGAAGATTAAACTTAAGAGTAAAATCTACTGACAACACTACAGTTATCGAACAAGCGGTAAACAGTCAACACAAACCAGTAAGCGGAAAAGTAAAATTTTTCAAAGCTGACTCTGAGCAAGTAATGAAAGAACTTTCTTTTGAAAATGCTTTTATTGTATTCTTTAGCGAGCAGTTAGACGCTTTGGCTGAAACTCCAATGACTACTGAGATTACATTCTCTGCAGAGAAAATTACATTAGGTAATGCTACATTAGATAACAACTGGGCTAAAATCTAA
- a CDS encoding PAAR-like protein encodes MAKPDNTQKRKEREEKEEAEDGLKFVIDGAKLKCDLCTVPEGDLKVNFDTPTIQDKKVATIVEKDKKSVIFKGNCKKSPQSSSPCASVMQLADWKDVGTVYFQEKFPLLLKSTIKCNYGGVDIKITDSAQRNAPEKIDTTAAPVPPVKEQKTYKCTHCEEEFTSELIRKTIDVKKLSAKQTEIIDSILPYLNKYRKDFGLDTCLRKAHFISQIGVESANFTTFSEYENYSNPPGVFSSSLIEINETIVNSLKDNLSSIFKIVDAKGLALTKTNDELKLLLLKDKPSIVDKELYAAFKGEKDSKDKKKYNDKLIKEVLKADKTIDYKIYLKAHSHFGVPLMSRAYAPYAGDKRGLGNGDELTRDGWKFKGRGLKQLTGRGNYVNFTNYRNKNTFTGDTSGQIDFTAEKDGVQLKGNYLKISDDAMYATQSALYFWNDGTKKNKKFAKEHADNDDIELVIKCVNEYDGKVGKNNRRANLVRARKEGAFDINRHYKLMLENGDDGQKGEAKKYLEKQKKSGDKEAEKILEEEEKKNPTKKEEVKSK; translated from the coding sequence ATGGCAAAACCAGATAATACTCAAAAACGAAAAGAACGCGAGGAAAAAGAGGAAGCCGAGGATGGCTTAAAATTTGTTATCGACGGAGCCAAACTAAAATGTGACTTATGTACCGTTCCGGAGGGCGACTTAAAAGTAAATTTTGATACTCCTACCATACAAGATAAAAAAGTAGCAACGATTGTCGAGAAAGACAAGAAAAGTGTAATCTTTAAAGGCAACTGCAAAAAAAGCCCTCAGAGTTCAAGTCCATGCGCTTCAGTAATGCAGCTTGCCGACTGGAAAGATGTGGGAACGGTGTATTTTCAGGAAAAATTTCCATTACTACTTAAAAGTACAATTAAATGCAATTATGGAGGAGTCGATATTAAAATCACAGACTCTGCGCAACGCAATGCACCGGAAAAGATTGATACTACAGCTGCGCCTGTGCCGCCGGTCAAAGAGCAAAAAACTTACAAATGTACGCACTGTGAGGAAGAGTTTACCAGTGAGTTGATCAGAAAAACGATAGATGTCAAAAAGTTATCTGCAAAGCAAACAGAGATAATCGATTCTATTTTGCCATATTTGAATAAATACAGAAAAGATTTTGGACTGGATACTTGTTTACGTAAAGCTCATTTTATTTCGCAAATTGGTGTTGAAAGTGCAAATTTTACAACTTTTTCTGAATACGAAAATTATTCTAATCCACCAGGCGTTTTTAGTTCAAGTCTAATAGAAATAAATGAGACTATAGTTAATTCATTGAAGGATAATCTTAGTTCTATATTTAAAATAGTTGATGCGAAAGGATTAGCCCTTACTAAAACAAATGATGAATTAAAGTTACTTCTTCTTAAAGACAAACCATCAATTGTTGATAAAGAACTTTATGCAGCTTTTAAAGGTGAAAAAGATTCAAAAGATAAGAAAAAATATAACGACAAATTAATTAAAGAAGTATTAAAAGCTGACAAAACAATTGATTATAAAATTTATCTAAAAGCACATTCGCACTTTGGAGTCCCTTTGATGTCGAGAGCATATGCTCCTTATGCAGGAGATAAAAGAGGATTAGGGAATGGAGACGAATTAACTAGAGATGGATGGAAATTTAAAGGACGAGGCTTAAAACAATTGACAGGAAGAGGGAATTATGTAAATTTTACAAACTATAGAAATAAAAATACTTTCACTGGGGATACTTCAGGGCAGATAGATTTTACAGCTGAGAAAGATGGGGTTCAATTAAAAGGTAATTATTTAAAAATATCAGATGATGCAATGTATGCAACACAATCTGCATTATATTTTTGGAATGATGGGACAAAGAAAAATAAAAAATTTGCAAAGGAGCACGCTGATAATGATGATATAGAACTTGTTATAAAATGTGTTAATGAGTACGATGGTAAAGTTGGAAAAAATAATAGAAGAGCCAATTTAGTAAGAGCTAGAAAGGAAGGTGCTTTTGATATTAATAGACACTATAAACTTATGTTAGAAAATGGTGATGATGGACAAAAGGGAGAAGCAAAGAAATATTTAGAGAAACAAAAAAAGAGCGGTGATAAAGAGGCTGAAAAAATTCTAGAGGAAGAGGAAAAAAAGAATCCTACAAAAAAAGAAGAAGTAAAATCAAAATAG